The following coding sequences lie in one Ctenopharyngodon idella isolate HZGC_01 chromosome 11, HZGC01, whole genome shotgun sequence genomic window:
- the uts2b gene encoding prepro-urotensin II-beta, which yields MMCKLFLFFALLLIILEPLLGHPGVHPAEMTYARPVLIEEEQAVNPEDLSYSEQAYLSQSAAGFGYPSLITGDISSDGLRTAGFVPSQAVKEVLLEKPLLSRFLGGRKQYRKRGSNTECFWKYCV from the exons ATGATGTGTaaactgtttctgttttttGCTCTGCTTCTTATCATCCTTGAACCTCTGCTGGGGCATCCGGGTGTCCATCCGGCAGAGATGACCTACGCCAGGCCTG TGCTTATAGAAGAGGAGCAGGCGGTCAATCCAGAAGACCTGAGTTACTCGGAACAAGCGTATCTGTCCCAGAGTGCCGCAGGATTCGGTTACCCGTCCCTCATCACTGGAGACATCAGCAGTGATG GCCTCAGAACAGCTGGATTTGTCCCGAGTCAAGCTGTAAAAGAA GTCTTGCTGGAAAAGCCGCTGTTGAGTCGTTTCCTGGGCGGCAGGAAGCAGTACCGCAAGCGAGGCAGCAACACAGAGTGCTTTTGGAAATACTGTGTCTAA